A window from Citrus sinensis cultivar Valencia sweet orange chromosome 3, DVS_A1.0, whole genome shotgun sequence encodes these proteins:
- the LOC102614169 gene encoding uncharacterized protein LOC102614169 — MEKIEHTTVGTNGINMHVASIGTGPVVLFIHGFPELWYSWRNQLLYLSSRGYRAIAPDLRGYGDTDAPPSVTSYTALHLVGDLIGLLDKLGIHQVFLVGHDWGALIAWYFCLFRPDRVKALVNMSVPFPPRNPAVRPLNNFRAVYGDDYYICRFQEPGEIEEEFAQIDTARLMKKFLCLRIAKPLCIPKDTGLSTVPDPSALPSWLSEEDVNYYASKFNQKGFTGPVNYYRCSDLNWELMAPWTGVQIEVPVKFIVGDQDLVYNNKGMKEYIHDGGFKKYVPYLQEVVVMEGVAHFINQEKAEEVGAHIYEFIKKF, encoded by the exons ATGGAGAAAATAGAGCATACAACAGTGGGCACTAACGGCATAAACATGCACGTGGCATCAATAGGGACCGGCCCAGTAGTTCTCTTCATTCACGGCTTCCCTGAACTCTGGTATTCCTGGCGCAACCAGCTCCTCTATCTCTCTTCCCGCGGCTACCGCGCCATTGCCCCAGACCTTCGCGGCTACGGCGACACCGACGCCCCGCCCTCGGTCACGTCGTACACGGCACTCCACCTCGTCGGTGACCTCATCGGCCTTCTTGATAAATTGGGTATCCATCAAGTTTTCCTAGTGGGTCATGACTGGGGTGCTTTGATTGCTTggtatttttgtttgtttaggCCGGACAGAGTCAAGGCCTTAGTCAACATGAGCGTCCCCTTTCCTCCCAGAAACCCGGCTGTCAGACCTCTCAATAACTTCAGGGCTGTCTATGGTGATGATTATTATATCTGCAGATTTCAg GAACCTGGAGAGATTGAAGAAGAGTTTGCTCAGATTGATACTGCAAGACTTATGAAGAAATTTCTGTGTTTGCGCATTGCAAAACCACTTTGTATACCCAAAGATACGGGACTCAGTACTGTACCGGATCCTTCAGCCTTGCCCTCTTGGCTTTCAGAAGAAGATGTCAATTATTATGCCTCCAAATTTAACCAGAAAGGCTTCACAGGACCAGTGAATTATTATCGATGTTCGGATCT AAACTGGGAGCTGATGGCGCCATGGACTGGGGTACAAATCGAAGTACCAGTCAAGTTTATCGTGGGTGACCAGGATCTTGTCTATAACAACAAAGGTATGAAGGAATATATACACGATGGTGGCTTCAAGAAATATGTACCATATTTGCAGGAAGTAGTTGTCATGGAAGGGGTAGCTCACTTTATCAACCAAGAAAAGGCAGAAGAAGTCGGTGCACACATCTATGAGTTCATCAAGAAGTTCTGA
- the LOC102625047 gene encoding uncharacterized protein LOC102625047 isoform X2, protein MSQRGRGLSKHYWTTAQDDALVDSLYELSQNPMWRVDCGFKTGYLNQLESMLELKIPGCGLKASPHIESRVKYFKLKHNVVADMLALSGFGWDSEKSMIVCDKSVYDEYVKKRKDASGLFLKPFPHYYTLSEIFGRDRANGANAGNADDDEEEVRHEDNFNFTLGNDSTHETFMENILDDMSHTPQSHAHANENESIPSNSSHPKKKRRTKDKTFENMSSNMGAMADSISAIVPKLDGLISVLSTADKELSDLQAKLYGEICKIEGLGEQEILDVIDILATKHDMLRVFFNLPNELKKGVYPSKDWSWFVRCSPCISLEIWIVFCQMNTLFWNFRDVFLYNIILEPWT, encoded by the exons ATGAGTCAAAGAGGTCGTGGGCTGTCGAAGCATTACTGGACAACAGCCCAAGATGATGCATTGGTAGATTCATTGTATGAATTGAGTCAAAATCCAATGTGGCGGGTAGATTGTGGGTTCAAAACTGGATACTTGAATCAACTTGAAAGTATGTTGGAGTTGAAAATTCCAGGATGTGGATTGAAAGCATCTCCCCATATTGAATCTAGAGTTAAGTATTTCAAGCTAAAACATAATGTTGTGGCAGACATGTTAGCTCTAAGTGGGTTTGGTTGGGATTCAGAGAAGTCGATGATCGTATGTGATAAAAGTGTTTACGATGAGTATGTGAAG AAAAGAAAGGATGCAAGTGGGTTATTTCTCAAACCATTTCCCCATTATTACACATTGAGTGAGATCTTTGGTCGTGATAGAGCTAATGGAGCAAATGCCGGCAATGCTGATGATGACGAAGAAGAGGTACGTCATGAagacaattttaatttcaccTTAGGAAATGATTCCACTCATGAGACTTTTATGGAGAATATTCTTGATGATATGTCACACACTCCACAATCACATGCACATgctaatgaaaatgaaagcatTCCAAGTAATTCCAGCCATcccaagaagaaaagaagaaccAAGGACAAGACATTTGAAAATATGTCTTCAAATATGGGGGCAATGGCAGACTCCATTTCAGCCATTGTACCCAAGCTTGATGGGTTGATTAGCGTACTTTCTACTGCTGACAAAGAATTATCTGATTTACAAGCTAAGTTGTATGGTGAAATATGTAAGATTGAAGGCTTAGGCGAGCAAGAAATATTAGATGTGATTGATATTTTGGCAACCAAACATGATATGCTACGTGTGTTCTTTAACTTGCCCAATGAGCTGAAAAAAGGGGTATATCCTTCGAAAGATTGGTCGTGGTTTGTGAGATGCAGTCCTTGTATTAGTCTGGAAATTTGGATTGTGTTTTGTCAAATGAACACACTATTTTGGAACTTTAGAGATGTGttcttatataatattattttggaaCCTTGGACTTGA
- the LOC102625047 gene encoding protein ALP1-like isoform X1: MFTYLVNSAYRVYQQLSHLHGLVFESDIKCLSQLRMDRQAFFKLCKLLCEKGSLVRSKRVSPEEMVAMFLSILAHHVKNRVVGFNFKRSRRTVSKCFHECLRAMIRCQKEFWKKPEPITNNSTDPKWKWFTNCLGALDGTYIKVHVSEADKPRYRTRKNEIATNVLGVCSQDMQFIYVLPGWESSTHDMRVLKDALTRRNGLKVPHGYYYLVDAGYTNGMGFLSPYRGERYHLSDFRDGHQPHTPKEFFNMKHSSARNVIEQCFGILKKRWAVLRSPAFYDIITQRRIISVCCMLHNFIRTEMSIDVMEEEIDDDIGDNVDEAQFIESIDTSNEWSAWRDNLAQEMWNMRNA; the protein is encoded by the exons ATGTTTACTTATCTTGTGAATtcagcttatagagtttaccAACAACTGTCACATTTGCATGGCTTGGTGTTTGAAAGTGATATAAAATGTTTGTCACAATTAAGAATGGATAGACAagcatttttcaaattatgtaAGCTTCTTTGTGAGAAAGGGAGTTTGGTTAGAAGTAAAAGGGTGTCTCCAGAGGAAATGGTTGCAATGTTTTTGTCAATCTTAGCACATCATGTCAAAAATCGGGTTGTCGGTTTTAACTTTAAGAGATCCAGAAGAACAGTTAGTAAATGTTTTCATGAGTGTTTAAGGGCAATGATTAGATGTCAAAAGGAATTTTGGAAGAAACCTGAGCCAATTACAAACAACTCAACGGACCCAAAATGGAAGTGGTTTACG AATTGCTTAGGAGCTTTAGATGGTACTTATATAAAAGTTCATGTTTCGGAGGCCGATAAACCAAGATATAGAACTAGAAAAAATGAGATTGCAACAAATGTTTTGGGAGTTTGTTCACAAGATATGCAATTTATATATGTCTTACCGGGTTGGGAAAGTTCAACTCATGATATGCGCGTGCTAAAAGATGCATTAACTAGAAGAAATGGGTTAAAAGTCCCTCATG GTTATTATTACTTGGTTGATGCTGGCTATACCAATGGGATGGGTTTTCTTTCACCATATAGAGGGGAACGTTATCATTTGAGCGATTTTCGTGATGGACACCAACCTCATACACCAAAAGagttttttaatatgaaacaCTCTAGTGCTCGCAATGTGATTGAGCAATGTTTCGGGATATTAAAGAAGAGATGGGCTGTACTTAGAAGTCCCGCtttttatgatattataaCACAACGTCGTATAATATCCGTTTGTTGTATGTTGCACAATTTCATAAGAACGGAAATGTCTATCGATGTTatggaagaagaaatagatGATGACATAGGGGACAATGTTGACGAAGCACAATTCATTGAGTCAATTGACACTTCAAATGAGTGGTCTGCTTGGAGAGATAATTTAGCTCAAGAGATGTGGAACATGAGGAATGCATGA
- the LOC102614454 gene encoding pectinesterase-like, which produces MYSPTPSPRRGTRLLLALLPSSAIFLLLFVLSAVSVTTLKKNPKTTDAPHLRVHKHFQVAHSACEGTLYPELCVSTLLSVPDLASKRVPELISVTINRTLSELRASSSNCSSIGQSYPNFNTLEKRAINDCLELFHDTIVELKSALNDLSPKKLPSKHYHDLQTLFSGAMTNQYTCLDGFAYSDGNVRDVIKSSLYNISRHVSNSLVMLKKIPGDNMSSKYEVFPEYGRIKRGFPTWLSLNDRKLLQKSVNLTKFDLIVAKDGSGNFTTITEAVEAAPNKSNTRFVIYIKAGAYFENVEVDKKKTMLMFVGDGIGKTVVKANRSVVDGWTTFRSATVAVVGTGFIAKGITVENSAGPSKHQAVALRSGSDLSAFYKCSFVGYQDTLYVHSLRQFYRECDVYGTVDFIFGNAAVVFQICNLYARKPNANQKNIITAQGREDPNQNTGISILNCKVAAASDLIPYQTEFKTYLGRPWKEYSRTVFMLSYLGDLIAPAGWLEWNGTFALSTLFYGEYKNRGPGSNTSARVTWPGYRVINNSAVAAQFTAGPFLQGSEWLNSTGIPFYLNLTP; this is translated from the exons atgtatagtCCCACTCCCAGTCCCAGGCGAGGAACCAGACTCTTACTTGCTCTCTTACCCAGTTCAGCTATTTTCTTGCTACTATTTGTACTATCAGCTGTAAGTGTAACCACCCTAAAAAAGAACCCCAAAACAACAGATGCCCCACACTTGCGAGTCCATAAACATTTCCAGGTTGCTCATTCCGCATGCGAAGGCACACTCTATCCTGAACTCTGCGTTTCGACTCTGCTTTCAGTCCCAGATCTCGCTTCAAAAAGAGTCCCTGAACTCATCTCCGTAACCATAAACCGCACATTGTCCGAGCTGAGAGCCTCCTCCTCAAACTGCTCCAGCATTGGACAGAGTTACCCAAATTTTAACACCCTTGAAAAGAGAGCAATCAATGACTGTCTCGAGCTGTTTCATGACACCATTGTTGAGCTCAAATCAGCTCTCAATGATCTCTCCCCCAAGAAATTGCCCTCCAAGCATTACCATGATTTGCAAACTTTGTTCAGCGGTGCAATGACAAACCAGTACACGTGTCTTGATGGGTTCGCTTACAGTGACGGAAACGTGAGGGACGTTATTAAGAGCAGCTTGTACAACATTTCCAGGCACGTGAGCAACTCTTTGGTTATGCTCAAGAAAATCCCCGGTGATAACATGTCTTCCAAGTACGAGGTTTTTCCTGAGTATGGGCGTATTAAGAGAGGATTCCCAACTTGGTTGTCTTTAAATGATCGCAAATTGTTACAGAAGTCCGTTAATTTGACCAAATTTGATCTGATAGTGGCTAAAGATGGCTCTGGGAATTTCACTACCATTACTGAAGCAGTGGAAGCAGCTCCAAACAAATCCAATACTCG GTTTGTGATTTACATAAAAGCTGGGGCTTATTTTGAGAACGTGGAGGTGGATAAAAAGAAGACAATGTTGATGTTCGTAGGAGATGGGATCGGCAAAACAGTAGTGAAGGCCAATAGAAGCGTCGTTGATGGATGGACTACTTTCCGGTCAGCCACTGTAG CTGTCGTGGGGACCGGGTTTATCGCCAAAGGCATTACAGTTGAGAACTCAGCTGGTCCAAGCAAACACCAAGCAGTAGCCTTAAGGAGTGGCTCAGATCTCTCAGCTTTCTACAAATGCAGCTTCGTTGGGTACCAAGACACTCTATATGTTCATTCCCTCAGACAATTTTATCGTGAATGCGACGTATATGGCACAGTTGATTTCATCTTTGGCAATGCAGCTGTGGTGTTCCAAATCTGCAACTTATATGCCCGTAAGCCAAAtgcaaaccaaaaaaatattatcactGCACAGGGGAGAGAAGACCCTAATCAAAATACAGGGATATCAATCTTGAATTGCAAAGTTGCTGCTGCTTCGGACTTGATTCCATATCAAACAGAGTTTAAAACATACCTTGGTCGTCCTTGGAAAGAATATTCGAGGACGGTTTTTATGCTATCTTATTTGGGCGATTTGATAGCGCCGGCTGGATGGTTAGAATGGAATGGTACATTTGCATTGAGTACACTCTTTTATGGGGAGTACAAGAACAGGGGCCCTGGTTCTAACACGAGTGCCAGAGTGACGTGGCCTGGTTACAGGGTGATCAATAACTCGGCTGTGGCAGCTCAATTTACGGCCGGGCCATTCTTGCAAGGAAGTGAATGGCTAAATTCTACTGGCATTCCTTTCTATCTCAATTTGACTCCTTGA